One Coccinella septempunctata chromosome 8, icCocSept1.1, whole genome shotgun sequence genomic window carries:
- the LOC123318409 gene encoding uncharacterized protein LOC123318409, translated as MFILILLMFIVSPIGVHGEDPIIEITNGKVKGEVMLTPNNRSFYAFRGIPYAKPPVGDLRFQPPQKPDDWEGVLDSDAKNRMCVQLSLDLLPDESEDCLYIHVYTPQLPTQEDNVSLPVMYVIHGGAFVAGSPSLEELGPHFLMDYDVIVVTVGYRLGFLGFLSTGDLNCPGNNGFKDQQFGLRWVRENIGSFGGDPDRVTIFGQSAGGASIGFQLLGSDSEDLFIGAIQDSGTSLGDWTIQRNPKGIAYKFANHINSSITENNTSTSELLRFFSNLDVQQIKTSCAEVFGAGLIGGFYNTLWGFLFAGTIEPEHEGAFLTEAPYQKFSTGNFQQVPTLIGFNSEECLFLALDSNLKERMADYDKYPENYVLPDMHIEDLTTKKLVGKKIREIYDSSGSLHQNESLSIKYFSETTFVRPIIKQAELESKYTDVYLYQFAYSGEMGRSFMDVDVPGADKVVHSEELKYMFKAKDSNDIYSFPEEDRITMKRLLTMWTNFVKYQNPTPKPLEILQKTIWPKIQSVDETPYLLINDTLEVKYDYQKDTMEKYQNLYDTYAVPPLDTYAHSEDPIVQISNGKIKGEMMVTPYNRSFYAFRGIPYAKPPLGDLRFQAPQKPDNWTGILNSDAKDRICIQLYSQSQPNESEDCLYIHVYTPQIPSETQKVSLPVMYVIHGGGFAYGTPTPQELGPQYLMDYDVVVVTVGYRLGFLGFLSTGDLNCPGNYGLKDQQFGLRWVQDNIRHFGGDPKRVTIFGESAGAVSVGLHLLGENSEGLFIGAIQDSGSSLANWALQTSPKDIAYKLGKQIDSTINENNTSTSELVRIFRALDIPRLKKACAEVFGEGFQANYNDIYQGFLLTGTIEPKHDGAFLTKSPFQSLIKGDFIKVPTLLGINSEESLFLAEDPTLEDKMAYFDQNKELYVPPNMHISDQKTKKLVGEKITRMYDPSGCLHQNKAISIRVHCKRPVVKIHNGKVRGEIMVTPNNRTFYAFRGIPYAKPPLGDLRFQPPQRIENWKGVLDSKAKDRKCIQITSKLQPNESEDCLYIHVYTPQLPTEEEKVSLPVMYVIHGGAFVFGTPTPEMLGPQYLMDYDVVIVSVGYRLGFLGFLSTEDLNCPGNNGFKDQQFGLRWVQENIHAFGGDPNRVTIFGESAGAASVGFQLLGTNAKGLFIGAIQNSGSALVNWGLQRNPKKIAYGFAKHINSSIDEDNTSTSELVRYFRTLDVQQIKSASVEVFGEGLLSCHYNTLAGFLFAGTIEPKHEGAFLTAAPYQKFLKGDFNRVPTMLGVTSEESLFLGNEPALEERMAHYDENPENYVLAGMHVNDVKIKRKIGKIIREIYDTSGSLRKNKALAIKYFSDTTFDRPTIKQAQLQSKYTDVFFYIFGYSGKMGRNWLSADVPGSEKVVHAEDMMYLFHNFESKDIYSFPEQDRLTMRRMLTLWSNFVKYQNPTPEPQEILENTIWPKVRSPNSMPYLLINNTLSVKYNYKRKMMDVYQKLYEEYPLNPLDTY; from the exons ATGTTTATATTGATTTTGTTAATGTTCATAGTTTCTCCTATTGGA GTACACGGTGAAGATCCTATCATAGAAATTACCAATGGAAAAGTCAAAGGAGAAGTCATGCTCACTCCAAACAACAGGAGTTTCTACGCTTTTAGAGGAATACCCTATGCTAAGCCCCCAGTAGGCGATCTTCGATTCCAG CCACCTCAGAAACCAGACGATTGGGAGGGTGTATTAGACAGTGATGCCAAAAATAGAATGTGCGTGCAATTGAGCTTAGATTTGCTTCCCGATGAGAGTGAAGATTGCTTATATATTCATGTCTATACGCCACAG TTACCGACTCAGGAAGACAATGTATCCCTTCCTGTCATGTATGTTATACATGGGGGAGCATTTGTAGCCGGAAGTCCCTCTTTGGAAGAGCTGGGGCCACATTTTCTGATGGATTACGATGTTATCGTGGTTACCGTCGGATACAGATTGGGATTTTTGG GATTCCTCTCCACTGGGGATTTGAATTGTCCGGGGAATAACGGCTTTAAAGATCAGCAGTTTGGTCTGAGATGGGTCAGGGAGAATATAGGAAGTTTTGGCGGAGATCCTGATAGAGTTACCATCTTTGGACAGAGTGCTGGTGGCGCTTCTATAGGTTTCCAGTTGCTGGGATCAGATTCCGAAG ATCTTTTCATCGGAGCTATACAGGACAGTGGCACATCTTTGGGGGACTGGACCATACAGAGAAACCCTAAGGGGATAGCCTACAAGTTTGCAAACCATATAAACAGCTCCATCACAGAAAATAATACATCCACGTCTGAACTCTTGAGATTCTTCAGCAACTTAGACGTACAACAGATAAAAACATCATGCGCTGAAGTATTTGGGGCA GGTTTAATTGGAGGGTTTTATAACACTTTATGGGGGTTTCTATTCGCTGGCACCATTGAACCTGAACATGAAGGAGCTTTTTTGACGGAGGCTCCATATCAGAAGTTTTCAACAGGGAATTTTCAGCAGGTTCCAACACTGATTGGTTTCAATTCAGAAGAGTGCCTTTTTCTGGCTTTAG ATTCAAACCTAAAAGAACGTATGGCTGATTATGACAAATACCCTGAGAATTACGTCCTTCCAGATATGCATATTGAAGATTTGACAACTAAAAAGTTAGTTGGAAAGAAAATAAGGGAAATTTATGATTCATCTGGGTCGCTTCATCAAAATGAATCTCTCTCAATAAAG TATTTCAGTGAAACAACCTTCGTCAGACCAATCATCAAACAGGCAGAATTAGAATCGAAATATACTGATGTTTATTTATACCAATTTGCATATTCTGGAGAGATGGGAAGGAGTTTTATGGACGTTGATGTGCCAG GGGCTGACAAGGTTGTGCATAGTGAAGAGCTGAAGTATATGTTCAAAGCGAAAGATTCCAAcgatatttattcattcccaGAGGAAGACAGAATCACAATGAAACGATTACTTACTATGTGGACGAACTTTGTTAAATACCA GAATCCAACACCGAAACCGCTTGAAATACTTCAGAAAACAATTTGGCCTAAGATTCAGTCGGTGGATGAAACACCTTATTTGTTGATAAACGATACTTTGGAGGTCAAGTATGACTACCAAAAAGACACCAtggaaaaataccaaaatttgtATGATACTTATGCTGTACCACCTTTAGATACGTAT GCTCATAGTGAAGATCCCATTGTACAAATATCTAATGGAAAAATCAAAGGAGAAATGATGGTCACCCCTTACAACAGGAGTTTCTACGCGTTCAGGGGTATACCTTACGCCAAACCCCCACTTGGAGATCTCCGCTTCCAG GCACCTCAAAAACCTGATAACTGGACAGGTATACTGAACAGCGATGCAAAGGATAGAATATGCATACAACTGTACTCACAATCCCAACCAAATGAGAGCGAAGATTGTTTGTATATACATGTTTACACACCACAG ATACCCTCAGAAACACAGAAAGTTTCTCTGCCTGTTATGTATGTCATCCATGGTGGGGGATTTGCTTACGGTACTCCGACCCCTCAAGAGCTAGGTCCTCAATACTTGATGGATTACGACGTGGTAGTTGTTACAGTTGGATACAGGTTGGGATTTCTGG GTTTTCTATCAACTGGGGATTTGAATTGTCCTGGTAATTATGGACTCAAGGATCAACAGTTTGGGCTGAGATGGGTACAAGATAATATTCGGCACTTTGGTGGAGATCCAAAAAGAGTTACAATTTTTGGCGAGAGTGCGGGCGCTGTCAGCGTTGGTCTGCATTTGTTGGGCGAAAATTCTGAAG GTCTTTTCATTGGAGCAATACAAGACAGTGGATCATCTCTGGCCAATTGGGCTCTTCAAACTAGCCCCAAAGATATCGCATACAAGCTCGGAAAACAGATCGATTCAACGATAAACGAGAATAATACTTCGACATCAGAACTTGTGAGAATCTTCAGAGCTCTAGATATTCCACGATTGAAAAAGGCTTGCGCTGAAGTTTTTGGAGAA GGGTTTCAAGCAAATTACAACGACATTTACCAGGGATTTCTTTTAACTGGTACAATCGAACCAAAACATGATGGCGCTTTTCTAACGAAATCTCCCTTCCAGTCGTTAATCAAGGGAGATTTCATCAAGGTTCCAACACTTCTTGGTATTAACTCCGAAGAGAGTCTATTCTTAGCTGAAG ATCCAACACTTGAAGATAAAATGGCGTATTTTGACCAGAACAAAGAACTTTATGTGCCTCCGAATATGCATATAAGTGACCAAAAGACCAAGAAACTGGTTGGAGAAAAGATAACAAGAATGTATGATCCATCAGGTTGTTTGCATCAAAATAAAGCTATTTCTATAAGG GTTCATTGTAAACGTCCAGTTGTTAAAATTCACAATGGCAAAGTCAGAGGAGAGATTATGGTCACTCCAAACAACAGGACATTTTACGCTTTCAGAGGAATTCCTTATGCCAAACCACCCCTTGGAGATCTTCGCTTCCAG CCACCGCAAAGAATTGAAAACTGGAAAGGTGTTCTGGACAGTAAGGCGAAAGATAGGAAGTGTATACAGATAACCTCTAAACTGCAACCAAATGAAAGTGAAGATTGTTTATACATTCACGTATATACCCCTCAG CTACcaacagaagaagaaaaagtttCCTTACCAGTGATGTACGTGATACACGGAGGAGCCTTTGTGTTTGGAACTCCAACTCCTGAAATGTTGGGGCCTCAGTACCTCATGGATTATGACGTTGTTATCGTTTCTGTTGGATACAGATTGGGATTTTTGG GATTTCTGTCAACTGAAGACCTGAACTGCCCGGGTAACAACGGATTTAAGGATCAACAATTTGGTTTGAGATGGGTTCAAGAAAATATCCATGCGTTTGGTGGTGATCCAAATAGAGTCACTATCTTCGGTGAAAGTGCTGGGGCTGCTAGTGTTGGTTTTCAGTTGCTAGGGACGAATGCTAAAG GTCTGTTTATTGGTGCAATACAGAACAGTGGATCAGCCTTGGTCAACTGGGGTCTACAAAGAAATCCCAAGAAAATAGCCTACGGCTTCGCTAAGCATATTAATTCCAGTATAGATGAAGACAACACGTCAACATCAGAATTGGTGCGATATTTTAGGACCCTCGATGTTCAACAGATCAAATCAGCGTCGGTAGAGGTCTTTGGAGAA GGGTTGCTCTCTTGCCACTATAACACCTTGGCTGGTTTCCTGTTTGCTGGTACCATCGAGCCAAAACATGAGGGTGCATTTTTAACAGCCGCCCCTTACCAAAAATTCCTCAAAGGAGATTTCAACAGGGTTCCAACAATGCTAGGTGTAACATCCGAAGAAAGCCTCTTTTTAGGCAACG AACCGGCCCTCGAAGAAAGGATGGCTCATTACGATGAAAACCCGGAAAATTATGTTTTAGCGGGTATGCACGTAAATGACGTGAAAATTAAGAGAAAAATCGGGAAGATTATAAGGGAAATATATGACACTTCGGGTTCATTGAGGAAAAATAAAGCTCTTGCTATCAAG TATTTCAGCGATACAACATTCGATAGACCAACTATCAAGCAAGCGCAACTTCAATCCAAATACACAGACGTTTTCTTTTACATATTCGGATATTCTGGCAAAATGGGAAGGAATTGGTTGAGCGCAGACGTACCTG GTTCTGAGAAGGTGGTGCATGCTGAGGATATGATGTATCTTTTCCACAATTTCGAATCGAAAGACATCTACTCATTTCCTGAACAGGACAGACTTACTATGAGAAGAATGCTCACGTTATGGTCCaattttgtgaaatatca AAATCCCACTCCGGAACCGCAGGAAATTTTGGAGAATACTATATGGCCGAAAGTTCGTTCACCGAATAGTATGCCTTATCTACTTATAAATAATACACTGAGTGTGAAGTACAATTATAAAAGGAAAATGATGGATGTTTACCAAAAATTGTACGAAGAATATCCTTTAAATCCCCTTGACACATATTGA
- the LOC123319080 gene encoding MORN repeat-containing protein 4 homolog translates to MKMTGIAVSGGFHYKDNTQYVGTWDSSGKPHGEGHLSFSDGMRYSGCFENGKFNGLGVLVFPDGARYEGEFHKGWFHGYGTFWRSDNMRYEGEFRGGQISGLGIMTFNDGTNGFPRHEGFFRNTRLIEPRRCPDIVDRAQKLSFMARNKYFNILYSEN, encoded by the exons ATGAAAATGA CTGGAATTGCAGTAAGTGGCGGTTTTCATTACAAAGATAATACACAATATGTGGGAACCTGGGACTCTTCAGGTAAACCACATGGTGAAGGCCATCTTTCCTTCTCGGATGGCATGCGTTACAGCGGCTGTttcgaaaatggaaaattcaacGGATTAGGGGTACTGGTTTTTCCAGATGGTGCTAG ATACGAAGGGGAGTTCCATAAGGGATGGTTTCATGGCTACGGAACCTTTTGGAGATCTGACAATATGCGATACGAAGGGGAGTTCAGGGGAGGTCAAATAAGTGGTTTAG GTATAATGACATTTAACGACGGCACAAATGGTTTTCCAAGACATGAGGGCTTTTTTCGGAACACTCGCCTGATTGAACCTAGAAGATGCCCAGATATTGTTGATAGGGCACAAAAACTATCATTTATGGCAAGAAATAAGTACTTCAATATCTTATACAGTGAAAATTAA
- the LOC123319535 gene encoding cocaine esterase-like has product MSRLILLIFIFLATYAHSEDPIVQISNGKIKGEMMVTPYNRSFYAFRGIPYAKPPLGDLRFQAPQKPDNWTGILNSDAKDRICIQLYSQSQPNESEDCLYIHVYTPQIPSETQKVSLPVMYVIHGGGFAYGTPTPQELGPQYLMDYDVVVVTVGYRLGFLGFLSTGDLNCPGNYGLKDQQFGLRWVQDNIRHFGGDPKRVTIFGESAGAVSVGLHLLGENSEGLFIGAIQDSGSSLANWALQTSPKDIAYKLGKQIDSTINENNTSTSELVRIFRALDIPRLKKACAEVFGEGFQANYNDIYQGFLLTGTIEPKHDGAFLTKSPFQSLIKGDFIKVPTLLGINSEESLFLAEDPTLEDKMAYFDQNKELYVPPNMHISDQKTKKLVGEKITRMYDPSGCLHQNKAISIRFFSDTSFGRPTIKQAQLQSKYSDVFFYEFGYSGKMGKQFPSPDIPGKVCHSEEMMYIFHRSDAKDIFSFQEEDRITMKRMLTMWTNFVKYQNPTPECLEILQSTIWPKISNVDEMPYLSINNSLEVKVNLKKQMMEGYQQLYDEYAVPPLDTY; this is encoded by the exons atgtcgaggTTAATTTTGCTAATATTCATATTCCTAGCAACTTAT GCTCATAGTGAAGATCCCATTGTACAAATATCTAATGGAAAAATCAAAGGAGAAATGATGGTCACCCCTTACAACAGGAGTTTCTACGCGTTCAGGGGTATACCTTACGCCAAACCCCCACTTGGAGATCTCCGCTTCCAG GCACCTCAAAAACCTGATAACTGGACAGGTATACTGAACAGCGATGCAAAGGATAGAATATGCATACAACTGTACTCACAATCCCAACCAAATGAGAGCGAAGATTGTTTGTATATACATGTTTACACACCACAG ATACCCTCAGAAACACAGAAAGTTTCTCTGCCTGTTATGTATGTCATCCATGGTGGGGGATTTGCTTACGGTACTCCGACCCCTCAAGAGCTAGGTCCTCAATACTTGATGGATTACGACGTGGTAGTTGTTACAGTTGGATACAGGTTGGGATTTCTGG GTTTTCTATCAACTGGGGATTTGAATTGTCCTGGTAATTATGGACTCAAGGATCAACAGTTTGGGCTGAGATGGGTACAAGATAATATTCGGCACTTTGGTGGAGATCCAAAAAGAGTTACAATTTTTGGCGAGAGTGCGGGCGCTGTCAGCGTTGGTCTGCATTTGTTGGGCGAAAATTCTGAAG GTCTTTTCATTGGAGCAATACAAGACAGTGGATCATCTCTGGCCAATTGGGCTCTTCAAACTAGCCCCAAAGATATCGCATACAAGCTCGGAAAACAGATCGATTCAACGATAAACGAGAATAATACTTCGACATCAGAACTTGTGAGAATCTTCAGAGCTCTAGATATTCCACGATTGAAAAAGGCTTGCGCTGAAGTTTTTGGAGAA GGGTTTCAAGCAAATTACAACGACATTTACCAGGGATTTCTTTTAACTGGTACAATCGAACCAAAACATGATGGCGCTTTTCTAACGAAATCTCCCTTCCAGTCGTTAATCAAGGGAGATTTCATCAAGGTTCCAACACTTCTTGGTATTAACTCCGAAGAGAGTCTATTCTTAGCTGAAG ATCCAACACTTGAAGATAAAATGGCGTATTTTGACCAGAACAAAGAACTTTATGTGCCTCCGAATATGCATATAAGTGACCAAAAGACCAAGAAACTGGTTGGAGAAAAGATAACAAGAATGTATGATCCATCAGGTTGTTTGCATCAAAATAAAGCTATTTCTATAAGG tttttcagtgATACAAGTTTCGGAAGACCAACAATAAAACAAGCGCAGCTTCAATCAAAATATTCTGATGTTTTCTTTTATGAGTTTGGATACTCAGGAAAGATGGGAAAACAATTTCCCTCACCAGATATTCCAG GCAAAGTTTGTCATTCAGAAGAGATGATGTATATCTTTCATAGAAGCGATGCCaaagatatattttcatttcaggaaGAAGATAGGATCACAATGAAAAGAATGTTAACGATGTGGACAAACTTCGTGAAATACCA GAATCCAACACCAGAATGTCTCGAAATATTGCAGAGTACCATTTGGCCAAAAATTTCAAACGTTGATGAAATGCCCTATTTGTCAATCAACAATAGTTTGGAGGTTAAAGTTAACCTGAAGAAGCAGATGATGGAGGGTTACCAACAATTATATGACGAGTATGCTGTTCCACCCCTGGACACTTATTGA